The Arachis hypogaea cultivar Tifrunner chromosome 16, arahy.Tifrunner.gnm2.J5K5, whole genome shotgun sequence genome contains a region encoding:
- the LOC112754865 gene encoding uncharacterized protein — MDIDHEWEILPDHGYLDFNEVSDENHQILFGKRNNHDESSKGSVFDNYFTTEAASWNHNNHQHQQQQLVHHVPIIQLEPRIDDDDDDDEDTVSHNVFFKIKENNKNNDQFVEMKMDSSSPKYVSRGLVSPPSPPPSSMDAGAEVTSPKETMKMMKEEEVVAVAGEESSDGEFNIWKWGMSGVGAIFSFGVAAATIYVFVFGNAHQRNRIHHHHRHKIRFQFYTHDKRLTQVVQHASKLNEAISAVRGVPLSRAHITYGGYYDAV; from the exons ATGGATATTGATCATGAATGGGAAATCCTCCCAGATCATGGGTACCTTGATTTTAATGAAGTTAGTGATGAGAATCATCAAATTCTCTTTGGGAAGAGAAATAATCATGATGAGTCATCCAAAGGTAGTGTTTTTGACAACTACTTCACCACTGAAGCAGCATCATGGAATCATAATAATCAtcaacatcaacaacaacaactagtTCATCATGTTCCAATAATCCAATTGGAACCAAgaattgatgatgatgacgatgatgatgaagacACGGTTTCACACAACGTTTTCTTCAagataaaagaaaacaacaagaATAATGATCAATTTGTCGAAATGAAAatggattcttcttctccaaaatATGTTAGCAGAGGATTGGTtagtcctccttctcctcctccatcATCAATGGATGCAGGTGCTGAGGTGACATCTCCAAAGGAAACGATGAAGATGATGAAGGAGGAGGAAGTAGTGGCAGTAGCAGGGGAGGAATCGAGTGACGGTGAATTCAATATATGGAAGTGGGGTATGAGTGGtgttggagcaatcttttctttTGGTGTTGCTGCAGCCACTATCTATGTCTTCGTCTTCGGAAACGCCCATCAAAGGAACAgaatccaccaccaccaccgccacaaGATTCGCTTCCAGTTCTACACTCATGATAAG AGGCTTACACAAGTGGTTCAGCATGCATCCAAATTGAATGAAGCAATTTCAGCAGTAAGGGGTGTTCCTCTCAGTAGAGCTCACATAACCTATGGTGGTTACTATGATGCCGTTTGA